One genomic window of Sphingopyxis sp. OPL5 includes the following:
- a CDS encoding serine/threonine-protein kinase encodes MAGLDRDDWQAIQALFDELVDLPPDTQTRRLTRSALAPDIVTAVRGLLTASRGEGILDGTPPPLGTEAPPAAYTSLASGQDVGGFTIDRLIGRGGLGEVYLARRAGADFDQKVALKLLRVDAAERAESFARERRLLARLDHPGIARLIDAGVAPDGRPYIVMDYVDGQPIDAWCRSHAADLDTRLKLFRETCDAVAFAHANLVVHRDIKPSNILIDPAGKPRLVDFGIGKLLDDSAALPATTQAMLTPDYAAPEQLGGDEATVATDVYALGVVLYELVSGQSPWRTEKSSVPAMIRRVLYEDAALPSRAAATGAGPVPAGKIGGDLDAIVMKAMRRTPTERYLSVSALSEDVARHQQFLPVHARDGSTRYMAGRFLRRYRWGVAATAAVLAALLVGAGGIAWQARATAIERDAALAEAKRSEAINRLLTVMLRDTAATDEGETATVKQMLDQTAEKLANSLDHSEESAVLVATLFNLYVNLEDNLGSYTLVSRALERGVGSDSAAATADLKVKKAAGAAAIDNTEEMPALLADAERVFATDPMRYRLQIVELKQAKAQYLRRTGKTQEAIELLVSTLPDAEAVWKENHRDLLSVYNNILVYMIETNQLDAMTPIIARAEAVIARSGDENSGSDLNIRQLKALRLIRLGKPAEAEPLLIALVAQRRATLGESAGLAVDLVQLSRAQMPLGKYAAARKALEEAYPMAADNLSPKALPTIIIGAALAEARAETGDVAGAQALIDQLQPLFDAMPPGLPTAVLGRARAILRLKQRRLAEARREIDAAAAIFRTAGPSGIPYLQSVAALSKRIAAAG; translated from the coding sequence ATGGCGGGACTCGACCGGGACGATTGGCAGGCCATCCAGGCGCTGTTCGATGAACTGGTCGACCTGCCCCCCGACACCCAGACCCGGCGGCTGACCCGATCGGCGCTCGCCCCCGACATCGTCACCGCGGTGCGCGGGCTGCTCACCGCGTCGCGCGGCGAGGGCATCCTCGACGGGACGCCGCCGCCGCTCGGCACCGAAGCGCCGCCCGCCGCCTACACCTCGCTCGCGTCGGGGCAGGATGTCGGCGGCTTCACGATCGACCGGTTGATCGGGCGCGGCGGGCTCGGCGAGGTCTATCTGGCGCGCCGTGCGGGCGCCGATTTCGACCAGAAGGTCGCGCTCAAGCTGCTCCGCGTCGACGCCGCCGAGCGCGCCGAAAGCTTCGCGCGCGAACGCCGCCTGCTCGCGCGGCTCGACCATCCGGGGATCGCGCGGCTGATCGACGCCGGGGTCGCCCCCGACGGCCGCCCCTATATCGTCATGGACTATGTCGACGGGCAGCCGATCGACGCCTGGTGCCGCAGCCACGCCGCCGACCTCGACACGCGGCTCAAACTGTTCCGCGAAACGTGCGACGCGGTCGCCTTCGCCCACGCCAACCTCGTCGTCCACCGCGACATCAAGCCGTCGAACATCCTGATCGACCCCGCGGGCAAGCCGCGCCTCGTCGATTTCGGCATCGGCAAATTGCTCGACGACAGCGCCGCCCTGCCCGCGACGACGCAGGCGATGCTCACCCCCGACTATGCCGCCCCCGAACAGCTCGGCGGCGACGAGGCGACGGTGGCGACCGACGTGTATGCGCTCGGCGTCGTCCTCTACGAACTGGTCAGCGGCCAAAGCCCCTGGCGCACCGAAAAATCCTCGGTCCCCGCGATGATCCGCCGCGTGCTGTACGAGGATGCGGCGCTGCCCAGCCGCGCCGCCGCGACCGGCGCCGGCCCGGTTCCTGCGGGCAAGATCGGCGGCGATCTCGACGCGATCGTGATGAAGGCGATGCGCCGCACCCCGACCGAACGCTATCTCAGCGTCAGCGCGCTCTCCGAAGACGTCGCGCGCCACCAGCAGTTCCTGCCCGTCCATGCGCGCGACGGGTCGACCCGCTATATGGCGGGGCGTTTCCTGCGTCGCTATCGCTGGGGCGTCGCCGCGACCGCCGCGGTGCTCGCCGCCTTGCTCGTCGGCGCGGGCGGCATCGCCTGGCAGGCGCGCGCGACCGCGATCGAACGCGACGCCGCGCTCGCCGAGGCCAAACGGTCGGAGGCGATCAACCGCCTGCTCACCGTGATGCTGCGCGACACCGCCGCGACCGACGAGGGCGAGACCGCGACGGTCAAGCAGATGCTCGACCAGACCGCCGAGAAGCTCGCCAATTCGCTCGACCATAGCGAGGAATCGGCGGTCCTCGTCGCCACCCTCTTCAACCTTTACGTAAACCTCGAAGACAACCTAGGCTCCTACACCCTCGTCAGCCGCGCGCTCGAACGCGGCGTGGGCAGCGACAGTGCCGCCGCGACCGCCGACCTGAAGGTAAAAAAGGCGGCCGGCGCCGCCGCGATCGACAATACCGAAGAAATGCCCGCGCTGCTCGCCGACGCCGAGCGCGTCTTTGCGACGGATCCGATGCGCTACCGCCTGCAGATCGTCGAACTCAAACAGGCGAAGGCCCAATATCTGCGCCGTACGGGCAAGACCCAGGAGGCGATCGAGCTCCTCGTCTCGACCCTCCCCGACGCCGAAGCGGTGTGGAAGGAAAACCATCGCGACCTGCTGTCGGTCTATAACAATATTCTCGTCTACATGATCGAAACCAACCAGCTCGACGCGATGACGCCGATCATCGCGCGTGCCGAGGCGGTGATCGCCCGCTCGGGCGATGAGAACAGCGGATCGGACCTCAACATCCGCCAATTGAAGGCGCTGCGCCTTATCCGGCTCGGCAAGCCCGCCGAGGCCGAACCGCTGCTGATCGCCCTCGTCGCCCAGCGCCGCGCGACGCTCGGTGAATCCGCGGGCCTCGCGGTCGACTTGGTGCAATTGAGCCGCGCCCAGATGCCGCTCGGCAAATATGCTGCGGCGCGCAAGGCGTTGGAGGAAGCCTATCCGATGGCGGCCGACAATCTTTCGCCCAAGGCGCTGCCGACGATCATCATCGGCGCCGCGCTCGCCGAGGCGCGCGCCGAAACCGGCGACGTGGCGGGTGCACAGGCGCTGATCGATCAGCTCCAGCCGCTTTTCGACGCCATGCCCCCCGGCCTCCCCACCGCCGTCCTCGGCCGCGCCCGAGCGATCCTGCGCCTGAAGCAGCGCCGCCTCGCCGAGGCGCGCCGGGAAATCGACGCCGCCGCCGCGATCTTCCGCACGGCTGGGCCGAGCGGCATCCCCTATCTGCAATCGGTCGCGGCGCTGAGCAAACGCATCGCCGCAGCGGGTTAG
- a CDS encoding ECF-type sigma factor, producing the protein MVRLAGGPRCGGKSIDPDTPPEDDLPGPADALVASLYAELRTIARREHYRAGGPQTLQTTALINEAYVKLRRADGWESQSHFLACAATAMRHILIDAARARLASKRGAGDYSFIQSLDSLAAAVPEDEQVLKLGDALEALKRQDANLAQVVDCRFFAGMDERETADVLGVTDRTVRRWWVQARAWIHQEMAAA; encoded by the coding sequence TTGGTCAGACTTGCTGGCGGGCCGCGTTGCGGGGGAAAGTCGATCGATCCGGATACGCCCCCTGAGGACGACCTGCCCGGTCCCGCCGACGCGCTGGTGGCGAGCCTTTATGCCGAACTGCGGACGATCGCGCGGCGCGAGCATTATCGCGCCGGCGGCCCCCAGACCTTGCAGACGACGGCGCTGATCAACGAGGCCTATGTCAAATTGCGCCGCGCCGACGGGTGGGAAAGCCAGTCGCATTTCCTGGCCTGCGCGGCGACCGCGATGCGCCACATATTGATCGACGCGGCGCGGGCGCGGCTGGCGTCGAAGCGCGGGGCGGGGGATTACAGCTTTATCCAAAGCCTCGATTCGCTGGCGGCGGCGGTGCCCGAGGACGAGCAGGTGCTGAAGCTGGGCGATGCGCTCGAGGCGCTGAAGCGCCAGGACGCCAATCTGGCGCAGGTCGTCGATTGCCGTTTCTTCGCTGGCATGGACGAGCGCGAGACCGCCGACGTGCTGGGGGTAACCGACCGAACGGTGCGCCGTTGGTGGGTACAGGCGCGGGCGTGGATCCATCAGGAGATGGCCGCGGCCTAA
- a CDS encoding 2OG-Fe(II) oxygenase, with protein MTTGIAPPARSATHPIEARIAAIDWPALSVALDAEGWAVVPGLFGDAECDALAACYDAPQGFRSHVHMARHGFGRGEYRYFAYPLPAPVADLRTALYTRLAPIANRWHARMGMDVRFPDAHAAFLARCHAAGQARPTPLLLSYGPGDYNCLHQDLYGEHVFPLQLAVLLSAPGDDFTGGEFLLTEQRPRMQSRAAVVPLGKGDAVVFAVNTRPVRGARGDYRVAMRHGVSALRTGQRRTLGLIFHDAG; from the coding sequence ATGACGACTGGTATCGCCCCGCCCGCCCGCTCCGCCACCCACCCGATCGAGGCGCGGATCGCCGCGATCGATTGGCCGGCCCTCTCGGTGGCGCTCGATGCCGAGGGCTGGGCGGTGGTGCCAGGGCTGTTCGGCGATGCCGAATGCGATGCGCTGGCGGCGTGTTACGACGCGCCGCAAGGGTTTCGTAGCCATGTCCATATGGCGCGGCACGGGTTCGGGCGCGGGGAATATCGCTATTTCGCCTATCCGCTGCCGGCGCCGGTCGCGGACCTGCGCACGGCACTCTATACGCGGCTGGCGCCGATCGCCAACCGCTGGCACGCGCGGATGGGGATGGATGTGCGCTTTCCCGACGCCCATGCCGCGTTTCTGGCGCGCTGCCACGCGGCGGGGCAGGCGCGGCCGACACCGCTGCTGCTGTCCTATGGGCCGGGCGATTATAACTGCCTGCATCAGGATCTATATGGCGAGCATGTCTTTCCACTGCAGCTCGCGGTGCTGCTGTCGGCACCGGGGGACGATTTTACGGGTGGCGAGTTCCTGCTCACCGAGCAGCGCCCGCGCATGCAGTCGCGCGCCGCGGTCGTGCCGCTGGGCAAGGGCGATGCGGTGGTCTTCGCGGTCAACACTCGGCCGGTGCGGGGCGCCCGCGGCGATTATCGGGTAGCGATGCGCCACGGGGTAAGTGCCCTACGAACCGGTCAGCGCCGCACCCTCGGCCTGATCTTCCACGACGCGGGGTGA
- a CDS encoding calcium-binding protein, giving the protein MLKKVAHKEIVGTAGDDKITGTDGDDIIRAGAGNDLVVGGAGYDEIDGGDGDDILYGASLNGGRGTDTLVGGFGNDSLDIRFDPSEAPSADLLYGGKGDDLYGIDHPGDIVFEDADPPGLSLYGRDTAFVRIQNGGWYANENIETIIVESDTLTFLVGNSRDNRIEGGLGDELLLGGAGNDSIAGGGEGEPFGGNDSIFGEDGNDWLFGLYGNDYLVGGNGHDLLYGGDGSDALYGEDGDDELQGGEDFATDILVGGAGRDVLDGAGGLGDYDLMDGGAGNDSYRVDTPADLTFEAAGGGSDSVYALIEGAGYYLYANVENLYVWGNTTFGVGNELSNLISARDQRGRPASELNVALLGGGGHDLILGNDVANGIYGEDGNDELYGYGGNDVLVGGAGRDYIDGGDGNDVMVGGAAGDLFFVQASTLPSIDYILDFEDGLDTIKVDGYSDFAALQPHIYQQGADAVVQYAADRFLVIQNFNMSLLSGADFGF; this is encoded by the coding sequence GTGTTGAAGAAGGTGGCGCATAAGGAAATCGTCGGTACTGCCGGGGACGACAAGATCACCGGGACCGACGGGGATGACATCATCCGGGCCGGTGCGGGGAACGACCTGGTGGTCGGCGGTGCCGGCTATGACGAGATAGATGGCGGGGACGGCGACGACATTCTCTATGGCGCATCGCTGAACGGTGGCAGGGGGACTGATACGCTGGTTGGCGGGTTCGGAAACGACTCGCTCGATATCCGTTTCGATCCGTCCGAAGCGCCGTCGGCCGATCTGCTCTATGGCGGTAAGGGCGATGACCTATATGGTATCGACCATCCGGGCGATATCGTGTTCGAAGATGCCGACCCGCCAGGCCTCTCTCTTTATGGCCGGGATACGGCCTTTGTCCGCATTCAGAATGGCGGCTGGTACGCCAATGAAAATATCGAGACGATTATCGTCGAGTCGGACACGCTGACCTTTCTGGTCGGCAATTCCCGCGACAACCGGATCGAAGGCGGGCTGGGTGACGAGTTGTTGCTGGGCGGCGCCGGGAACGACTCGATTGCGGGCGGCGGCGAAGGCGAGCCGTTCGGTGGCAACGACAGCATTTTCGGCGAAGACGGCAACGATTGGCTGTTCGGGCTGTACGGGAATGATTATCTGGTCGGCGGCAATGGTCACGATCTGCTTTATGGTGGCGACGGTTCGGATGCCCTCTATGGCGAGGACGGCGACGACGAACTGCAAGGGGGTGAGGATTTCGCCACCGACATCCTCGTCGGCGGTGCCGGCAGAGATGTTCTGGACGGCGCGGGCGGACTTGGTGACTATGACCTGATGGACGGTGGTGCCGGCAACGATAGCTATCGTGTCGATACCCCCGCCGATCTGACCTTCGAAGCTGCGGGCGGCGGAAGCGACAGTGTCTATGCCCTCATCGAAGGGGCGGGCTATTACCTCTATGCCAATGTCGAGAATCTGTACGTCTGGGGCAACACGACCTTCGGGGTCGGCAACGAACTGAGCAATCTCATTTCGGCTCGCGACCAGCGCGGTCGACCGGCTAGCGAACTCAACGTCGCCTTGCTGGGCGGTGGCGGCCATGACCTGATCTTGGGCAATGACGTTGCCAACGGCATCTATGGCGAGGATGGCAACGACGAGTTGTACGGTTATGGCGGCAACGACGTCCTCGTTGGTGGCGCCGGCCGCGACTATATCGATGGCGGCGACGGCAACGACGTCATGGTCGGCGGCGCGGCAGGGGACCTGTTTTTCGTGCAAGCGTCGACCCTTCCTTCGATCGACTATATCCTCGATTTCGAAGACGGCCTCGATACGATCAAGGTCGACGGGTATTCGGATTTTGCTGCGCTGCAGCCGCATATCTATCAGCAGGGCGCCGACGCGGTGGTCCAATATGCGGCCGATCGTTTCCTGGTGATCCAGAATTTCAACATGTCGCTGCTGTCGGGCGCCGATTTCGGGTTCTGA
- a CDS encoding calcium-binding protein, whose translation MATVARKVIPGTDGVDDIVGTADADEIATGKGNDIVHAGGGDDVVDGGIGDDILYGEGGNDRLYATVGNDRLYGGEGNDTLEGSLEAFANADFASLGLPANGRQTSYLYGEAGNDTLIAEATFGTAQTGTRTTYMYGGTGDDTYYVRFADQNYIFENPGEGTRDTIILLYRETPGSGNVFYMPANVEWLRGVLGTRTVNGVRESATIVGNNLDNYIETSAELGGVKTPTGNMTILAGAGNDSVFSDAGNDVLYGEAGDDSLSGGTGVDVLIGGEGNDSLDTSFFASDPTFADALYGGTGNDTYGIDHAGDIAFENAGEGTDTALVRIANGGWYAHAHIENIWSSSNTLTFLVGNAQDNDIRGGEASELLLGGGGNDSINGGLGNDSLFGEAGNDFLFGGGGIDYLAGGTGNDSLNGAGEADALYGEDGDDFLFGGTGFFTDILVGGAGNDSLDGGTGDRNASLGDYDLMDGGAGDDKYYVDTPDDLTFEAVGGGNDTVYAHINGAGYYLYANVENLYLSGNTSFGVGNELDNLISAEGNTAVTLLGGRGNDKLYGNNGANGLYGEDGNDELYGGGGNDVLIGGAGNDFLDGGAGGDVLVGGAGADRFFIGTHGNDIDYIRDFERGIDRIQLSASYIDFASLQSHFSQQGANTVIEYSSGRFLVLENVVATTLTGADFGF comes from the coding sequence GTGGCGACCGTTGCAAGAAAAGTGATTCCCGGCACCGATGGCGTCGATGACATTGTCGGCACCGCCGACGCCGACGAGATCGCCACCGGCAAGGGCAACGATATCGTCCATGCCGGCGGCGGCGACGACGTGGTCGATGGCGGCATCGGCGACGACATTTTATATGGCGAGGGCGGCAACGACCGGCTTTACGCGACGGTCGGCAACGACAGGCTGTATGGCGGCGAAGGCAATGATACGCTGGAGGGCAGCCTCGAAGCCTTCGCAAACGCCGATTTCGCCAGCCTGGGGTTGCCTGCGAACGGGCGCCAGACCAGCTATCTGTACGGTGAGGCGGGCAATGACACGCTGATCGCCGAGGCCACCTTCGGGACCGCTCAGACGGGCACCCGCACGACCTATATGTACGGCGGCACTGGTGACGACACCTATTATGTGCGCTTCGCTGACCAGAACTATATCTTCGAAAATCCCGGCGAGGGCACACGCGACACGATCATCCTGCTCTATCGCGAGACGCCGGGAAGCGGGAACGTGTTTTACATGCCCGCCAATGTCGAATGGCTGCGCGGCGTGCTGGGCACGCGCACAGTGAACGGGGTTCGCGAGTCGGCGACGATCGTCGGCAATAACCTCGACAATTATATCGAGACCTCGGCCGAGCTGGGCGGGGTGAAGACACCGACGGGCAACATGACGATCCTGGCCGGGGCGGGTAATGACTCGGTCTTTTCCGATGCCGGCAACGACGTGTTGTACGGCGAGGCGGGCGACGACTCCCTGAGCGGCGGCACGGGGGTCGATGTGCTGATCGGGGGCGAGGGCAATGATTCGCTCGACACCTCCTTTTTCGCGAGCGATCCGACATTCGCCGACGCGCTGTATGGCGGGACCGGCAACGACACCTATGGCATCGATCATGCCGGGGACATCGCGTTCGAAAATGCCGGTGAAGGCACCGACACCGCGCTCGTCCGCATCGCGAACGGCGGCTGGTACGCGCATGCCCATATCGAAAATATCTGGTCGAGTTCGAACACCCTGACCTTTCTGGTGGGCAATGCGCAGGACAATGACATTCGCGGCGGCGAGGCGAGCGAATTGCTGCTCGGCGGCGGCGGCAACGACAGCATCAACGGCGGTCTGGGCAATGACAGCCTGTTCGGCGAAGCCGGCAACGACTTTCTGTTTGGCGGCGGCGGGATCGATTATCTCGCCGGCGGGACCGGCAATGACTCGCTCAACGGGGCCGGGGAGGCCGATGCGCTTTACGGCGAGGATGGCGACGATTTCCTGTTCGGCGGCACCGGCTTCTTCACCGACATATTGGTCGGGGGCGCAGGCAACGACAGTCTGGACGGCGGCACCGGCGATCGCAACGCCTCGCTGGGCGACTATGACCTGATGGACGGCGGCGCCGGCGACGACAAATATTATGTAGACACCCCCGACGACCTGACCTTCGAGGCGGTGGGTGGCGGCAACGATACGGTCTATGCCCACATCAACGGCGCCGGCTACTATCTCTACGCCAATGTCGAGAATCTGTACCTGTCGGGCAACACGAGCTTTGGCGTCGGTAACGAGCTCGACAATCTGATCTCCGCCGAAGGCAACACCGCGGTGACGTTGCTCGGCGGGCGGGGCAACGACAAATTATATGGCAATAACGGCGCGAACGGGCTTTACGGCGAGGACGGCAACGACGAACTTTACGGCGGCGGCGGCAATGACGTGCTGATCGGCGGCGCCGGCAATGATTTCCTCGACGGCGGCGCGGGGGGCGACGTCCTGGTCGGCGGCGCGGGGGCGGACCGTTTCTTCATCGGCACCCATGGCAACGATATCGACTATATCAGGGACTTCGAACGCGGGATCGACCGGATCCAGCTCAGCGCCAGCTATATCGACTTCGCGTCGCTGCAGTCGCATTTTTCGCAACAGGGCGCCAACACGGTGATCGAATATAGCAGCGGGCGGTTCCTGGTGCTGGAAAATGTCGTCGCGACGACGCTGACCGGCGCTGATTTCGGATTTTAG
- a CDS encoding M20/M25/M40 family metallo-hydrolase gives MSMRLTAALLLALAAPAAAQTGTAPAPTISADNLTETVRTLASDQFQGRAPGTIGEERTVGYLIGRLQALGLEPGGVDGGWTQPVPLLHTALASATRLQFARGNNVQPLVQGTDIYVSTLQPVDIATVAAAPLVFVGYGVSAPERGWDDFKGLDLKGKVAVFLINDPDFSAAAGEPVAGKFGGKTMTYYGRWTYKFEEASRRGAIAALIVHDTDGVGYGWNVVKSGGGENYGLVVPAEKRTSLQLQGWIAHDVADKLFADAKLDLNQLRIAARRADFRPVPMSGVTLDAAIPVRQEVVQSQNVLAKIPGAKRPDEVVMYGAHWDAYGEGKPDAQGRIYRAGANDDALGVAGLFEIARAFKAAPAPDRSLVFAFWTAEERGLLGSEAYAQNPIYPPEKTVANLGLDILQTAGKAKDVILVGKGQGSLEDDLARVAATQGRSVSVESLPERGLFYRADHFSMAKRGVPVLLMMGIAGASDLVVGGKAAGQKWVDDYTGNCYHQACDAWDESWNLDGAAQDIELFRMIGDELARSTKWPAWKDGSEFKAIRDTSAAARK, from the coding sequence ATGTCGATGCGCCTCACCGCCGCCCTTCTCCTCGCTCTCGCCGCCCCCGCCGCCGCACAAACCGGCACGGCGCCCGCTCCGACGATCTCCGCCGACAACCTCACCGAAACGGTGCGCACCCTCGCCTCGGACCAGTTTCAGGGCCGCGCGCCCGGCACGATCGGCGAAGAACGCACTGTCGGTTATCTGATCGGCCGGCTCCAGGCGCTTGGGCTCGAACCCGGCGGCGTCGATGGCGGCTGGACCCAGCCAGTGCCGCTGCTCCACACCGCGCTCGCCTCGGCGACCAGGCTGCAGTTTGCGCGGGGCAACAATGTCCAGCCGCTCGTCCAGGGCACCGACATCTATGTCTCGACGCTTCAGCCGGTCGATATCGCGACCGTCGCCGCGGCGCCGCTGGTCTTCGTGGGTTACGGGGTCAGCGCCCCCGAACGCGGCTGGGACGATTTCAAGGGCCTCGACCTCAAGGGCAAGGTCGCGGTCTTCCTGATCAACGACCCCGATTTCTCCGCCGCCGCGGGCGAACCCGTCGCCGGCAAGTTCGGCGGCAAGACGATGACCTATTACGGCCGCTGGACCTACAAGTTCGAAGAAGCCTCGCGCCGCGGCGCGATCGCCGCGCTGATCGTCCACGACACCGACGGCGTCGGCTATGGCTGGAACGTCGTCAAAAGCGGCGGCGGCGAAAATTATGGCCTCGTCGTGCCCGCCGAAAAGCGCACCAGCCTGCAACTGCAGGGCTGGATCGCCCACGACGTCGCCGACAAGCTCTTTGCCGACGCCAAGCTCGATCTGAACCAGCTCCGCATCGCCGCGCGCCGCGCCGATTTCCGCCCCGTGCCGATGTCCGGCGTCACCCTCGACGCCGCAATCCCGGTCCGCCAAGAGGTTGTGCAGAGCCAGAATGTCCTCGCCAAAATCCCCGGCGCCAAACGCCCCGACGAGGTGGTGATGTATGGCGCCCACTGGGACGCCTATGGCGAGGGCAAGCCCGATGCGCAGGGCCGCATCTACCGCGCCGGCGCCAATGACGACGCGCTCGGCGTCGCCGGGCTGTTCGAGATCGCCCGCGCCTTCAAGGCGGCGCCCGCCCCCGACCGCAGCCTCGTCTTCGCCTTCTGGACCGCCGAGGAACGCGGGCTGCTCGGGTCCGAAGCCTATGCCCAGAACCCGATCTATCCGCCCGAAAAGACCGTCGCCAACCTCGGTCTCGACATCCTTCAGACCGCGGGCAAGGCGAAAGACGTCATCCTCGTCGGCAAGGGACAGGGCAGCCTCGAGGACGACCTCGCCCGCGTCGCCGCGACGCAGGGCCGCAGCGTCAGCGTCGAAAGCCTGCCCGAACGCGGCCTCTTTTACCGTGCCGACCATTTCTCGATGGCCAAGCGCGGCGTCCCCGTCCTGCTGATGATGGGCATCGCCGGGGCGTCCGACCTCGTCGTCGGCGGCAAGGCGGCGGGCCAGAAATGGGTCGATGACTATACCGGCAATTGCTACCATCAGGCCTGCGACGCGTGGGACGAAAGCTGGAACCTCGACGGCGCGGCGCAGGATATCGAGCTGTTCCGCATGATCGGCGACGAACTCGCGCGCTCGACCAAATGGCCGGCGTGGAAGGACGGCAGCGAGTTCAAGGCAATCCGCGACACGAGCGCCGCGGCGAGGAAGTAA
- a CDS encoding L,D-transpeptidase family protein, with translation MAAGPPALAAAPPAKASAATGLDTALREQASGDIRRFYAERGYKPLWVRAGRIGPQADTLLGYLASADLDGLKPYRVDKLRALIREAQGGRAEAVASAELALSDAFASYVRDQRKPGKDRTVYADKSLKPKRPEALTVLRAAAFPKDFGAYMTGMDWMSEDYVRLRTLAGQAAKRGASRDQIDRLRLNLDRARILPGPWVHHVVVDASSGQLSYYSAGKRVGTMKVVVGAPATPTPLLAGQLQWAILNPYWNVPDYLAQNSIAPKVLAGRSLASLRMEALSDWSPGARKLDPSEIDWTAVASGQRVLRLRELPGGANSMGRVKYLFPNKLGIYLHDTPDRALLKKDDRHFSNGCIRLENAAELGQWLLQRSIKSKSTAPEQAVALPHEVPVYLTYLTPVATKQGVAFREDVYGRDG, from the coding sequence ATGGCGGCCGGCCCCCCGGCCCTGGCCGCTGCCCCGCCAGCAAAGGCCAGCGCCGCCACCGGTTTGGACACCGCGCTGCGCGAACAGGCGAGCGGCGACATCAGACGCTTCTACGCCGAGCGCGGCTACAAACCGCTCTGGGTCCGCGCGGGCCGGATCGGCCCGCAGGCCGACACCCTGCTCGGCTACCTCGCCTCGGCCGATCTCGACGGCCTCAAACCCTATCGCGTCGACAAGCTGCGCGCGCTGATCCGCGAAGCACAAGGCGGCCGCGCCGAGGCGGTCGCGAGCGCCGAACTTGCGCTGTCTGACGCCTTCGCCTCCTATGTCCGCGACCAGCGCAAACCCGGCAAGGACCGCACCGTCTACGCCGACAAATCGCTCAAACCCAAGCGCCCCGAAGCGCTCACCGTGTTGCGCGCCGCCGCCTTCCCCAAGGATTTCGGCGCGTACATGACCGGCATGGACTGGATGAGCGAGGACTATGTCCGCCTCCGCACCCTCGCCGGGCAGGCCGCGAAACGCGGCGCCTCGCGCGACCAGATCGACCGCCTCCGCCTCAACCTCGACCGCGCGCGCATCCTGCCCGGGCCATGGGTCCATCATGTCGTCGTCGACGCCTCGTCGGGCCAGCTCAGCTATTACAGCGCCGGCAAGCGCGTCGGCACGATGAAGGTCGTCGTCGGCGCCCCCGCCACCCCCACGCCGTTGCTCGCGGGCCAGCTGCAATGGGCGATCCTCAACCCCTATTGGAACGTCCCCGACTATCTCGCGCAGAACAGCATCGCGCCCAAGGTGCTCGCCGGCCGCAGCCTCGCCTCGCTGCGCATGGAGGCGCTGTCGGACTGGAGTCCCGGGGCGCGCAAGCTCGACCCGTCCGAAATCGACTGGACCGCGGTCGCCTCGGGCCAGCGGGTCTTGCGCCTGCGCGAACTGCCCGGCGGCGCCAATTCGATGGGGCGGGTCAAATATCTCTTCCCGAACAAGCTCGGCATCTACCTTCACGACACCCCCGACCGCGCCCTGCTCAAGAAGGACGACCGTCACTTCAGCAACGGCTGCATCCGGCTGGAGAACGCCGCCGAGCTCGGCCAGTGGCTGCTCCAGCGCTCGATCAAATCGAAATCCACCGCCCCCGAACAGGCGGTCGCGCTGCCGCACGAAGTCCCGGTCTACCTCACCTACCTCACGCCTGTTGCTACCAAACAGGGCGTCGCGTTCCGCGAGGATGTGTACGGCCGCGACGGGTAG